ctggagcaggatccaaacagccccgaaggacagccaatgaactgccaggTTCCCAACTGCGGGTCCAACCGCGGAGTCCAATCAGCCTTCGCTAATCCATTCAAGGCTCAGCCAAGggtgtgtccacctctgcccatgTGTCTAtattgggggcttgtccaggcaaacCCCCAGTCAGTATCGTTACTTCcaacctggaatcactataaGAAAAAAAGAGCTGTAATGTACGACTGCACCTCGCTTATTCCCTATCGAACCCGCTATACAATACTGGCAACGAGGATGGGATACTAAGGGAAGCGAAGCTGTTCCTGCACGCATCTGGACAGAGCCCTGCCATCCAAGGGGGGTCCTCTGCCAGCTAAAAGCATGAATCCAGCAGCACCCGACCTGTGTTGTGGCCACTGGAGCGAAGCCCAGACGCCTGAAGGGGGGACCCTCCGCCAGCTGGAATGGCTCGAGCCGGGCCGGCAAGCAGAGAGGACGCACGCCGCAGCATGGCTACCTTAGGGCAGATTGAGCCATTCAGCTCCAGCCGCCCCAACCGATGGCGAAGCGATGAAAAGCGCTTCTGCAACTTCCTCACGGCCAACGGCATCACCGATGCAGCAAGGAGACGGGCAGTGTTCCTGAGCACGTGCGGGGCCGCCACGTTTGACTTAGCACAGGACTAAGATCCTCCGCCATCCCCAAGAGCACTACAACCCACAGCCAGGGGAGATCGCATGGCGGCATATCTTCTACCAGCGAGGACAGCGGAAGGAGAGTCCATTGCTGAATTCACCGCCATACTCCGCAACCTTGCCCGAGACTGCCAGTTCTCCAATCTCTAGGAGGCGCTCCAGGATCATTTTGTGTGCGGCCTCCGGGACGAGGCCACCCAGTGTCAGTTGTTTggaaagaaggggctgacctTCAAAGACGCGATGGAAGACGTCTCCGATGCTGAGGCCGCTAACCGTAGCGCCAGGGCCATCCGAGGCCACGAGGCGCCACCAGTTGCACAGCTTACAACCGCCGTCCATCATGAGGACCTGAGTGAGGACGATGGGGACAAGGAGACCCAGGGGGACCACAATGAGGTTCGCCCTGAAGTCCCACATCGGTGCAGAGCTGGACAAGCTCCTGGCACAAGGCGTGCTGGAGCTCGTGCCAAATGCATGCTGGGAAACCCCAATCGTGACCCCCATCAAGCCGAATGGGGACATCCGCATCTGTGTGGGCTACAAATGTATGCTGAACAAGGCACTACAGCAACACGCATACCCAGTGCCGGTAATCGGCCATCTCCTGgcatcgctggcagggggcaAGGTATTTGCCAGATTCAGCTTGGCTCAAGCCTATCAACAAATGCCCGTCAACAGGGCAGTAGCAGAGGCTCAGACAATCGTTACCCACCGATGGGCGTTTAGAGTCAAACGCTTACAGTTCGGGGTCAGCATCGCCCCCAGAATCTTCCAGAACCTCATGGAAGATCTCCTCAAGGGAATTCTGGGGGTGATTCCGTATTTTGATGACGTCCTCCTGGCGGGGAGCACAGTCCTGGAACTCACCAGCCGGTTCAGGGAGGTCCTGTGCCATTTCGCTGCGGCTGGGTTGAAGGTGAGGTGAGAGAAATGCCGCCTGGGCGTCCCCGAGGTGGAGTTCCTCATGTTCTTCATCGATGCAGCAGGAGTCCACCCGACTGGGGACAAGGTGAAGGCCATCCAGAACGCGCCACCATCGAAAACGAAACAtgacctccaagccttcctgggccTCCTGAACTTTTACCACTCATTCCTGCCCTACAAGGCCACCGTTGCAAAGCCTCTGCACAGTGTTCTCGACAAGAAGACCCCTGGGTCTGGGGTCCCAAACAGAAGGCCACTTTCGACTCAGTCAAGCGTCTTCTCATGTCCGACAGTGTACTGGCACACTTCAACGAGACACAGACAGTCGTTTTGTCCTGTGACGCCTCACAACACAGGATCGGTGCCGTCCTAAGCCACTGCCTGCCCGATGTCTCCGGTGTCCTTCTATTCATGGACATTGTCCCCAAGCTGAGCGAAACTACGCACAAATCTACAAAGAGGCGCTCGCTACCGTCGCAGGAATAAAGGAAACAGTTCAGTGACCTGAGCTTGGTGAACAAAGACAAGGTATGCCAGCCTTTACTGAATGACTACAACCCTGGAATGGCTACTGCTGTTGCAAAAGTTCTGGTGAAAGCTGGGTCAGTTATAGCTAATTTTATCATTACATCATGTTAATTCTCCTATTTTGAGTTTGGTTTTATTTGACATTTATATGGAAACCTTTGTTGGGTTGCCAAGATCTTATGGCTTGTACTTTtttgaatgccaataaaggtgacaATGACAGTGGCTGCTTCCACACTCTTCTTGACCAGGACTGGGGCATCCACGTTAGTGGTCTGCCTCTCCAGCCTCCCTCGAAGCACGGAAACCAGCTCCTCCTGGAACGTGCTGCCTGTCATCAGAAAGTTCAAGAGCCACTGGTCATCGCTCCAAACCGAGAtgactaagggccatttcgcacagagctcaaagtggctatttggttgctgtttgcgaaatcgctactttaactagcgaaatgtaactagctgtgcccgtaacgcacagctgcagtttttgcggaatttagcactttcacttctcgtcactttcgtaacccacaggcttccggtctccgtcttatcgctacaaaggaggtccctttttagcgcttctggcctcccgtgcccgtcaatcaaactgcaggcacacctttgacctcgaccctaaagccggacttgtcggggttccctttaaaaaaaacaaaaaaccaggaaaccccgtagcaacgcgtcatcgtcaaatcattggtgctgttggaacgtgttttctattgttttctatgaaccagaggttgatgcattgatatgtttgataggttaatgcccacccacagtacacgcccacaggttacctgcttatatgcacctaggcagacacgtggtcggcctcactctttgtttgcgtagcctactgcccgcagcacaggttaacgttgcaatggagaggattatttttcaattgttggctcagatgcttgcggtagtccagcgaatccataccaccgtgcggcataggagggctgctatcgaggactaccgagaacgtattgccggaacgatgaccaccagtagaagacgttctctacgggcaaccatggcggcaaagaagcactggcaagctctggcagaggtccggttccccagacagttctgggtggacgaaagatcctctgactggtgggaaaattttgtgtggtctcgctgggatgatgaccactggattgccaactttagaatgtctaggggaacattttttgaactcgtggaggctctacgtggccgcatggaaaggcaagtcactggcatgcggcgccccgttccagtggaaaaaagggtggcagccgcattgtggtacttggccacccctcagtacttccggacagtagcctagcaattcggactcggagtcacaacggttggcgatatccttaaggagttctgcctcgccatggaggcggaattgttcagcaaagtggtgtgcctcggagaccacCTTGGAgtggtgagtgtcattctatgcccttttccctttaaatttttttttcttgtttgacaggtgagcaacgaatacgcgatgcaccccatgctaacatgccatggttttttcccttattccagagtatggacgggtttgccaggcttggattcccgcattgttttgcggccgtcgatggaagccacatccctatccgtgcacccggggggagcataaaggagtacgggaacaggaaggacttttgttctgttctcctgcaaggaactgtggacttctccggacggtttatagatgccgaggtggggtggagtggcaggaggcatgatgcccttgttttcagggaatctaacctcaggaaagccatggacgaaggggtctttgttccaggaaaccccaccgccaccattgagggtgtgcgtgtgccggcgttggtgctcggggacggagcctacccattacgccgctggctcatgactccctataagcggccaaggacagacgtgcagagccactacaacctcagtcactcccgggcaaggaatgtagtggagcgtgcctttggacgtttgaagtcacggttccgttgcttgatgtcacgactccatgtgcatatagacaatgtgactccgctgatcatcgcatgtgtcattttgcacaacatctgcgaggacaagggacataacatccccttccctgtggatgaacctgatcctgtagtccttgaggacacacaagacatccctgaagcaaggaaaaaaaggatctatgcggaggggtgcaaggttcgggacgctatagccacccacatctacagaaacaggaggcatgtttgattgttttttctactctggtgttaaataaagttttatgttctttgtttaaccttgtcttgtgcggtttgtctacttagccagcaaaaaaacggggattctctggtccaaaagcactttgacagccctaaatgctaactccccgctgaaattgacaaacacaatacggaagcgcagaacagggaaagtttggggaggcgggtagccaggaagtattggcgacccctgtcaaactggaggatcaatccacttatgttccaaggaataatttcattggtgggcagctttgatacatttaaaataggggtggtcgatcggagcaacgcatgttcgttccctaacggtcattccgaagatgccgaagccacggaagggctccttctggcagcgcgccgaggctgaggcacttctggagcttgttctccattcaaaaagtgttggccgccttatggccagcacccactgccacaccaagggtgcttacctggtgttggcatccaagctgagggagaggggctacgtccggacctgggagcaggtccggacgaaatttaagagggtgaagctggacttcctaaacagtctagaacagtggggggggggggggtcccgcagccaagtgggagaacggtcttccacgacctgatgatcaagatatgggagaaggctgggaagccccccctggagatgaggaggcatatgggtgagtgctgccctcgttgtgttttacccttaagcatgcatggaatgtctagatgcctctttcccctactgtccccaatgaaattcgagaaagtattaagatgctgtcaaccccctctgacttagcccgccagtactgtagaaccactttggtaatgcgatttggctctgattgtggtgtggccatcagctgtgtttcatctttggtttgtgtgcttttacttatgatttctctttttcttcgcccagccacacaatcaccatccaaactTGCAaaattacctgagcgtgaggaaggggaggaagagggaccttccacctcaggacaggctgcaggtgagagttttatttctttgagggagagccatgtgtgtgtacccccatggagccataagggagcctgctgtgatgcttccatttgaagtgtgattgaattctttatttgatttctatagcagaaactatggaggcaaggatgcgtgccatggaggccagggtgacatccttagaggcagaagtggctgacctaaaaggggagatggagaggcagaggcagcagagggaggcggaataacgtaggttatgttccccactgcccaactcttctcacactgtggctaaggccaataaaaagtgtatccatgtaaactcaaaaattggaaaatatgtgtggcactaatgtgtactttttctccctccccacacagttaagaagaaggaggacgaagacctgttccgccgcaaagtcaggggaacaatgggacggttgtgcagaagagtgagggagatggaaggggctggtgaggggagcggtgggacctgagtgttgttttctgtttgtgttttggggtaggggttggggggggggctccaagtttcattccctaattttttatccctgttaaatttataaatttgttttaaaaaagttggctttcctggagggtggtggtggtgggggggggggggggtccaagttacattccctaatttttttcccctgttgaactgtttttgaaaataaaatgttgttgcaaattttctggaaaagactccagtgtgactccttacactcgcacacctttcaccccacactcctaaaacacctttaactgacacccctccaacctccaacccacacaacagtaccagaatagacacaatcactagagagggtacacagagacagagtcaaaaatataaactttatttaacaaacaaacaacagcaaacacagataaagttaaatagacaaactaggagggggagaacttgtccgcgggttttattattctcttcccgagaacagtcctccttctagtttgggtcgaggcattctgagacggggtcggtggggtgggtgctggaggtggtggtgtaggtgtgggtgggggggggacgtgtacggtaatctgaggagggttggccgtctccattaccacgaccgccctctccatcagtctccttatcagtctcacctcctccacgctttcgcgtagggattggtttgactccctaaggattgcccgcaattttttcccctcctgggccacgagggagagcattgcttggtctgcggccgcggcacgccttgactcctcctggcagtgctcaaggatccTTTCTCCAACGCTTGTTAagatggagacgcgcctcagcctgccgcgttccctcgcaagcctctcctctgcttggagagcacctctaggtggtgagccggctggacCCAGGGCTGGCTCATCATCATcggaaaggacctctgttggcaaaaaatgagaaacagaactgttagtaccatcgagacagtcaaaacccaccctggtgcacatggtggccttttttggttacatattgttaaaccaagactctaaacaatgcccggggagcatatggttagtgtttgtttgcccatggtgggctttttcctttgcctactttcacagcaagactcacaacaatgaaaagggagcacacggttagtggcttgcgacattgtcctgcagccatggctcgaaaggaacagttcatgcacgctcaccatcttggatctgtatccgcctgcgctgggcaggaggtccagccaccccacgctcctcctcctcctgcgtcccgggtatgaaatctgcgaagaagaaaaaaaaaagatctaggaccaaagtgtggcaaagcaagcttcaaaccctaaagcagcaacgtagagggactctcttctgtctcttagcagtgctgctgccctgcacaaacagaaaagcacaaagcagttaaacccccccccccttattgcaactgatacttaccaacgttTGTTGATGCCCCAGGATCACTGTCCTCGTCcaccgctgctggagactcgaggggccccgtccctggcatctgtgtctctgtggacaagagcagaaaatagtgaaaaaggagcaagcatacaacctgaaccacacagcatgctcccaaagtagtggctacagtactgcagaaggcctatggctgaggcatgctgcaaaactttttgggttgttggttaaacataaccgttttaaaaagccaccatagcaagcagtccacaaacaggctagcatattatgcattgcaacgaacacacggcatacaatagtgaaaaaggagcaagcatacaacctgaaccacacagcatgctcccaaagtagtggctacagtactgcagaaggcctatggctgaggcatgctgcaaaactttttgggttgtgggttaaacataaccgttttaaaaagccaccatagcaagcaatccacaaacatcctagcatattatgcgttgcaacgaacacacgagaaaacgattcccaaacgtcagaacacacatttgctcgaaattaaatataaaattaaaataaaagtgcttaccggaggcaaggggcgtctgctgaggaatctcttctggctccccaggagcgatggcgagtAGGTCCAGCGTCACCATGTCCGCGCCTCATTGCTGGAccgggggtggaggccggacggtggacgaggtgccctcaccgggatcctcctcagcgggtggttcctccaccggggcagccggcttacgaaccaccttcaggctcctcccgacacgcttcggcctgccggctccgtccccgtcgccgtacagtgggcgctgctcctcgaagtacgggcaggttactttagcgttgccggaacccttattgtggttcacggcccgcatgtactccgcccgcatggtctttgtttttgaccggcattcaaggccggtcctgttgtggcccagggcacgcatcttaatggccacttgctcaaacacctcccgattcctgtgtgaggactggaaggcgtcctggattttctcttccgagaaaatcgcgatcaggtccctgatctccgcgtccctccatgttggccccctgccggttgcctggacggacgacgcttgtgaagaagattccatgctgccttcgcgagtagctgagcaaaatggaggtgcgaggtgcagggtgcaacggatcatataccttcccgcacacaaagacaaagggactagccggctcctgattggtggagggcagtaggggacacgcacattggccacatgaggtcacatgtcacgttcaaaactcctcgcgcgggaacaggatctgcccctaatggccagattagcgcccttgttgtttgacttctcgcatgcgctgattcgtctacacgcgagaagagcagtttgtacatgcagcgggagccattttactgaaatgtccgccattacaaaaacgcatgccggtgttcaaccgagagcaagtgcagcggtacgcgacagttccccaataatattcaccagccaaagcataaatcaatgacatgttactggcgaacgttcgttggcacgctcagaggaaagttttttaaaatgaacggtggacggcgactccgcttgccggaggtctagccgccgatggaaggggttgtccgcacccaagcacaaccacgtacacggaaccacacaaagacccactacacataaactgcccctcatggtatcacctcgaatcatatctattgaaccccactaatctaaacaggagactgcgagcggcgaacgttcgttggcacactcagaggaaagttttttaaaatgctccctgtacgttgactccgctagtactggccgaaggtagacggggttttaagctttgggccaatgttgggaacgtgacggtgtgtgctactgtgcttttgaaatactattgtggtgtccgggcagaatttccgaaagtgatcgtgctagaaagccagtcgctgtctcgttgcctcgttgatctgtgctcggtccgagaaaaaaaaaatggcgaacagttcgccggaagtttggaggagaggctcgagaggagggactttgaagaacccgcaacaatggtaacgcacaagtctttagcgctattgtcgcagattggttgcaggagtgtatcgctatccggagggtgaatccacttttctggattcccctagaagcgctacaacgaagcgctttttgcgggtcggtttcaggactgttgcagattgtctacgatgtcgtgggttatggcaaattagtagcgtttccaattagcaaccattgtgctattttgaagccgtgcgaaatggcccaaagtTTTCCCACCAGTTTGTGCTGCTTTTTTCGGTCCGCAGCCTCTTTGGGAAATGTACTGCAGGAAGCCCAAACCATCACCTGCTCGCAGTGCACCTCCTCCCCAGATGGGCCATCAACCACAGGCATGGCCCAGAAGAACACAGCGGATGTAAAAGGTACAATCATCCCTGGGGGTCCCAGCCATCAGGTTGACGATTTGCTCAACGGCACCAGAACGTCAATCAGCCTTTGATCTACCATTGGGTTCAGTCATTGCTATCCTCTCCTCTCACCCCAAGGCCGATACTGACAAGGTGTGGCGGGGGCGGGACTGGTGGGGACGATGGTGGTCGTGGTCATTAGGCAGGGTTCTGTTCAGCCAGTCAGCAAATGTTGCCAGGCagaagatgatggtgatgatgatttaaatttattactcgcctcccctcaaaggctcgaggcaagttacagcaTTGTAGACTGGGGCAAGGGTGGAGCTGATCTTCGATGGAGAGAATCACAATGGGGGGCGGGGGCCAAAATGCCCCAGCCTTTCTAACACTGAATTTTTGTTATGGATTTGCATCACAACACAATTGTGACAATTTAAAAAAGAGACTTTCATATTTGGAGCAGGGATCCTGGGATACGAAAAGATGGCACTGGCAAATGATCGGTTGTCGACACCACTGACTTTGACAAGCCAAGCTGAGCAACAAGGGGGAAGACCCGACTTCCGGTCCACGTGCTGGCTCCTGGTTCTTCCTACCCAGAGGAGCCTCAACGGGGCTGCAATCCctatccttcccctctccccacagacacccctgtgaggcagatggggctgagagctctgagagaacagggatgggcccaaggtcacccagctggctgcatgtgcgggaggagtggagaatcaaagccagttctccagattagaggccaccactcttaaccatgacaaacttgagggggggggggtggcttgaaCCCCTcagtccccccaaaaaagtttatGTCCATGCCCAGGGGCATTTCTGTCCGGCAAAACTAGAGGAAAAGATTCATCTGCAAAGGAATTAAAAGGTGGTGTGCGTCGACCATGTGGGCACAGAGACTGACTTTACTAGCTGTATGGTCAAGAACAGGATTATTTCCCACGCTCAAGTAGGTATGCCTTCATCAGGCTGCCAGCTTTGGTTAGAAGGACCTGGAGATTTGCGGGTGTAGCCTGGAGGGGGGAGCGTTTGGGGTGGAGAGTGACCGCAGTGAGGTCCAGTGTCCTAGAGTtcaccccaaagcagccattttacagGGCAAGGGATCTCTGTCACATGGAGATCAGTAGTCatccaggagatctgcagacactacctggaggttggccagccTAGCTCAGAGACTGGCTTTTCTACTTCTGCAGTCAAGAACAtgtccccgtccccccctccTACAAGCACATACACATAGGGTTGTCAACTgtggttgggaatttcctggtgatctagggtggaacctgaggaaggggagagtttgaggaagggaaggtcacaAAAAACACCCAATTCCCTCCAGccgaactgatctttgttgtctggagagcaGCATTCCTTCTGCAATATCTCCAGGCCCTCCATGGAGGTTGGCAGGCCTACCTAGAGAATGATAAATTGATTGTTTACGGCCTGCTGGATTCTCTCACAGGATTTAACTGAGTCTTCAAAGATGGGGTGGGGGTAAGGAAAGGTCCCCAGTCAGATCCCACAGCTGCGAAGGGAAATTGGATTCTCTGATCTTCCCATCTTCCTAATCTTCTGTCTTCCGATGAAATGTTATTTCCCCTGTGCATCCTTCCCTGATAAACACCTCCTTGAAGTCCTTGAAGATGCctgaaagggaaggagagcatCTCAAAGGCTTGATCTGTCCTTGAAGTCATCCCCCCTTTCCTAAATGCCCAGTAATATTTGAGACATGCCAACATGCTGCCCCCTCGTGGCATCCAAGAGCTATCACAGGTCGTTCCTACAGGCAGTTCAGAAAAGGGAACAGGAAAGTGTATGACTTtgactaatgttttttttttaatttttttacagagCTGGTCTAAATCTGCTGATCTAGCTGTCTGCATTCCATGTTGGAGCTGGCTGGACCGGAGGAGGCCGCATTTGGGGAGTTTGTCATCCAGGAAAGTGTGGATTCATCAAAACTCTCTGGTTTTTAGGAACTGTAAAGAGACCTGTGGCACCtcttgttagagcctcttgtggcgcagagtggtaaggcagcagacatgcagtctgaaagctttgcccatgaggctgggagtttgatcccagcagccggctcaaggttgactcagccttccatccttccgaggtcggtcaaatgagtacccagcttgctggggggtaaacggtaatgactggggaaggcattggcaaaccatcccgtattgagtctgccatggaaacgctggagggcgtcaccccaagggtcagacatgacctggtgcttgcacaggggatacctttaccttttaaaagagacctggggggttgtggtggtgttaTTAGCCCCAAAGAATTAAGACGCAAAAAGAGCAAGTTCGGGACCTCCTTGGCTGTTCCAAGATGCTCCAAGAAAGTGTGTTGGTCGCACAGGACTTGGGGGTCCCAGCGCTGGGTGGGGAATTCTGCAGCGTgggcagggacctctgtggggtacaatgccgtaGTcgtccctccaaagcacccattggCAGCCAATGTGAGGATTCAAAGAGGGTTCCTCGGCACCTGTACAAAACCAGCCCGGGATGAGTTCCTGCAGTCCCTGAGCTGGATCCACTTGGGCTTTCTGTTCTTCTGAAAGGGGAAGCCACAGTTTCTCCTCCTCGTTccagggggggaggtggggggggaagcTGGCCCAGCCATCACATCCGGCCCAAGAAAGAGATTAGGGGCCAGAAGGGGGGTAGGCAGAATAGAAGGGGGGCAAGTTTGGCCCCCTGAATCTTCAGTGCAAAGGTGCCAGggagtttgggaaactcctggagatttaggggatggagcctggggaggccagaaAGCTGAGAGGGACACAATGCCCcaaagtccaccttctaaagcacccactttctccaggggaactgttctccgcagcctggacatgagctgtaacGCCAGccactaatggggggggggggagtcagggagaCGGATTCcagtggggaaactcctggaaggacaagggcctcagtggggcacagtgccgTAGAGActagcctccaaagtagccattttctccaggggaactgatctctatagtccaggctttcttaaccagagttttgtgaacccctggggttttttgaatggGTAGGAATGAAttaccttacacacacacac
Above is a window of Paroedura picta isolate Pp20150507F chromosome 5, Ppicta_v3.0, whole genome shotgun sequence DNA encoding:
- the LOC143838953 gene encoding uncharacterized protein LOC143838953, whose product is MIRCTLHLAPPFCSATREGSMESSSQASSVQATGRGPTWRDAEIRDLIAIFSEEKIQDAFQSSHRNREVFEQVAIKMRALGHNRTGLECRSKTKTMRAEYMRAVNHNKGSGNAKVTCPYFEEQRPLYGDGDGAGRPKRVGRSLKVVRKPAAPVEEPPAEEDPGEGTSSTVRPPPPVQQ